From Candidatus Synechococcus calcipolaris G9, a single genomic window includes:
- a CDS encoding nucleoside deaminase: MDHVPDHERFMRRAIELSAKGGLEEKTGGCFGAVIVKDGEIVGEGYNHVVAENDPTWHGEVAAIRDAAKKLGTYHLTGCTLYTSAYPCPMCLTAAFWARIDKMYYGARCEDVLLYGAFEDENFYEELAKPPEQRALVPETELLREEAVEVWKKFSEIPNRVHY, encoded by the coding sequence ATGGATCACGTTCCGGATCATGAGCGGTTTATGCGCCGGGCCATTGAACTGAGTGCAAAGGGCGGCCTAGAAGAAAAAACCGGTGGCTGTTTTGGTGCTGTCATCGTTAAGGATGGCGAAATTGTAGGTGAAGGCTATAACCATGTTGTGGCCGAAAATGACCCCACGTGGCACGGGGAAGTCGCCGCAATCCGGGATGCGGCCAAAAAGTTGGGAACCTATCACCTGACGGGTTGTACGTTGTATACCAGTGCCTACCCCTGCCCTATGTGTCTGACGGCGGCCTTCTGGGCCCGCATTGACAAGATGTATTATGGGGCCCGCTGTGAAGATGTACTCCTCTACGGAGCCTTTGAAGATGAAAACTTCTATGAAGAATTAGCCAAGCCTCCAGAACAGCGTGCTTTAGTGCCAGAAACTGAACTACTGCGGGAAGAAGCCGTGGAGGTTTGGAAGAAATTTTCGGAAATTCCGAATCGCGTGCATTACTAA
- a CDS encoding DUF1997 domain-containing protein, whose amino-acid sequence MYLNFSATQTVALDVPTQPTPIQHYLRQPKRLVYALTDPSRVEFLGENSFRLKMRPLNFLMVSLQPVVDLEVKTRADGRLTLRSLDCEIRGVDYINRRFRLDLAGHLRPQKTEQGIRLIGLADLRVGVDMPPPLSLTPMPILEATGNGLLKSVLLTIKQRLMNQLIFDYKSWAQEAEGIPLEDGNFPMAEPLYLGS is encoded by the coding sequence ATGTATCTGAATTTCTCTGCCACTCAAACGGTTGCCCTCGATGTTCCAACCCAGCCCACTCCGATTCAGCACTATTTACGGCAGCCCAAGCGTCTTGTTTACGCCCTCACGGATCCGAGTCGAGTTGAGTTTTTGGGGGAAAATAGCTTTCGCTTAAAAATGCGCCCCTTAAATTTTTTGATGGTCTCCCTTCAGCCCGTGGTGGATTTAGAGGTAAAAACCCGTGCGGATGGTCGGCTGACCCTGCGTTCCCTGGACTGCGAGATTCGCGGTGTAGACTATATTAACCGCCGTTTTCGCTTAGATTTAGCCGGCCATTTGCGTCCCCAGAAAACGGAGCAAGGAATTCGTTTAATTGGTTTGGCGGATCTAAGGGTTGGGGTAGATATGCCCCCCCCCCTCTCCCTGACACCTATGCCTATTTTGGAAGCGACGGGGAATGGTTTGCTGAAAAGTGTTTTGCTCACCATTAAGCAACGACTCATGAATCAACTTATTTTTGACTATAAGTCCTGGGCCCAAGAAGCGGAGGGCATCCCCTTAGAGGATGGGAATTTCCCCATGGCAGAACCCTTGTACCTAGGGAGCTAG
- a CDS encoding tetratricopeptide repeat protein, translated as MRRKWITVLILFVGVIPFVAISIVPLLSTVFNPNQSTATPVDTAAIEQVQNQTAELEAQEKGYQLVLEREPKNATALEGLVMARLQLIQMGQREIKSVIQPLQTLAELQPEQTDYSVLLGQAQQQTGDREGAAQTYQRVLAKAPGNLNALRGLVDLYLEQDRPQAAIGLVEETLQQADQANQLQPGTVDISSVKLLLGDIYLNQQQFDDALALFQNLAKENPNDFRPVLAQAMTLTNQGKAKDAAPLYAQAVTLAPPQYKDQIQQTAEQAETLSQPSPESSPE; from the coding sequence ATGCGACGGAAATGGATCACAGTTCTCATTCTTTTTGTGGGGGTGATTCCCTTTGTTGCGATCTCCATTGTGCCGCTTTTGAGTACGGTCTTTAATCCAAATCAGTCCACTGCAACTCCGGTTGACACGGCAGCGATTGAACAAGTCCAAAATCAAACGGCGGAGCTTGAGGCCCAGGAAAAGGGCTATCAATTGGTTCTAGAGCGGGAGCCAAAAAATGCGACGGCCCTAGAGGGTTTGGTCATGGCCCGTTTGCAATTGATTCAAATGGGGCAGCGGGAGATCAAAAGCGTGATTCAACCCCTGCAAACCCTAGCGGAGTTGCAACCGGAGCAAACCGATTACAGTGTTCTCCTAGGCCAAGCTCAACAGCAAACCGGCGATCGCGAGGGGGCAGCCCAAACCTATCAGCGTGTCTTAGCAAAAGCACCGGGAAATCTGAATGCCCTCCGCGGCCTAGTAGACCTCTATTTAGAGCAAGATCGGCCCCAAGCCGCCATTGGTCTGGTGGAGGAAACCCTTCAGCAAGCGGATCAGGCGAACCAATTGCAACCCGGTACGGTGGATATTTCCTCTGTGAAACTTTTGCTAGGGGACATTTATCTGAACCAGCAGCAGTTTGATGATGCCCTCGCCCTATTTCAAAATTTAGCTAAAGAGAATCCCAATGATTTTCGTCCCGTCCTCGCCCAAGCCATGACCCTGACCAATCAAGGGAAGGCAAAGGATGCGGCCCCCCTCTATGCCCAAGCGGTGACATTAGCTCCACCCCAATATAAGGATCAAATTCAACAAACCGCTGAACAGGCAGAGACGTTAAGTCAACCTAGCCCTGAGTCCAGTCCCGAATAA
- a CDS encoding glycosyltransferase family 2 protein: MKFHCLLPVREEADIIGQCLDHMLTWADAIYVFDTGSIDHTWEIVLDFADRDRRVIPLKKDPVYYSETRLRGYIFHQAREKMEEGDWFLRVDADEFHHIPPPEFVKTYLRPEETIVYHQYYDFKLTEKEVIAWEKGEETLGDRQRPIQDRRRYFMPSLYSEPRLCRYRSTMKWSIHTSFPYNAGFVAKERLPIRHYPNRDPRQLDRRCRLRAIMMADPENRKNWGNADEHHWSTADWREFVTANDEPMLNYWQPGTELPRYQFTNHLQSPPKRLAQRLVHQFMLPFLDARRPGFPEDTYPAKISDQVNEILAKELQEI, translated from the coding sequence ATGAAATTTCACTGTTTACTACCGGTTCGTGAAGAAGCAGATATTATCGGTCAATGTTTAGACCACATGCTTACCTGGGCTGATGCTATTTATGTCTTTGACACCGGCAGTATTGATCACACCTGGGAGATTGTCCTGGATTTTGCCGATCGCGATCGCCGCGTCATCCCCCTGAAAAAAGACCCCGTATATTATTCAGAAACTCGGCTACGGGGATATATCTTTCACCAGGCTAGGGAAAAAATGGAAGAGGGCGACTGGTTTTTGCGGGTGGATGCCGATGAATTTCATCATATTCCTCCCCCTGAATTTGTGAAAACCTATTTACGCCCAGAGGAGACCATTGTCTACCATCAATATTACGACTTTAAGCTGACAGAAAAAGAAGTCATTGCTTGGGAAAAGGGCGAAGAAACCCTCGGCGATCGCCAGCGACCCATTCAAGACCGCCGCCGCTACTTTATGCCCAGCCTTTATAGTGAACCCCGGCTCTGTCGCTATCGGAGTACGATGAAGTGGTCAATTCATACCTCCTTTCCCTATAATGCTGGTTTTGTCGCAAAGGAACGGCTACCGATTCGCCACTATCCCAACCGAGATCCACGCCAACTGGATCGCCGCTGCCGGTTACGGGCCATTATGATGGCAGATCCGGAAAATCGTAAAAACTGGGGGAATGCCGACGAACATCACTGGTCAACGGCGGACTGGCGTGAATTTGTCACCGCCAATGATGAACCCATGCTCAACTACTGGCAGCCAGGGACAGAGTTGCCCCGCTATCAATTTACCAATCACCTTCAGTCTCCGCCCAAACGATTAGCCCAGCGATTAGTTCATCAATTCATGTTGCCTTTTTTAGATGCCCGTCGTCCTGGGTTTCCAGAGGATACCTATCCCGCTAAAATTTCCGATCAGGTCAATGAAATCCTGGCAAAAGAACTCCAAGAAATTTGA
- a CDS encoding FRG domain-containing protein produces MTERFYLFEDEKKEKIVSSFSNPQPGKEDRIECLSEDDPRVQEYLGPEWARAKFQAWKINSLDDLIAIFPYLRNNPKYGFRGQSNYNWSLATVLERNKNKIFQQYGFLHEYEHRVLIEAQRRSHLYFDNNPDNQDSLSWLSLLRHLGVPTRLLDISWSIFIATYFAVSSNPDNDGCIWFFNQYEMGGELRNNLSKNENVLFYKDHNIGTFVDFYQPPTIDPKKIPIKIEGKITYSDIIANGININLLFNLALLGVLSVKGVIFVEPYWMNKRMEMQQGAFLVPLNIRNSFEENLGSLCSIDSIQKEIEIQDIRHDSALIGKMCSNAWVAKIRIPKDIKGELKTFLDSTNVRRLVLFPDVDGLSGYLNDLVPSSN; encoded by the coding sequence ATGACAGAGAGATTTTATTTATTTGAAGATGAAAAAAAAGAAAAGATTGTTTCATCATTTTCAAATCCACAACCTGGTAAAGAAGATAGAATTGAATGTTTATCTGAAGATGATCCAAGAGTACAGGAATACTTAGGGCCAGAATGGGCAAGAGCTAAATTTCAAGCATGGAAAATTAATTCCTTGGATGATTTAATTGCTATTTTTCCTTACCTTCGTAATAATCCTAAATATGGTTTTCGTGGTCAAAGTAACTATAACTGGTCACTAGCAACAGTTTTAGAGCGTAATAAAAATAAAATTTTTCAACAATATGGATTTTTACATGAATATGAGCATAGAGTTTTAATTGAAGCCCAAAGAAGATCGCATTTGTACTTTGATAATAATCCAGACAACCAAGATTCTCTAAGTTGGTTATCACTCCTCAGACATTTGGGTGTTCCTACTAGATTATTAGACATTTCTTGGAGTATCTTTATTGCTACATATTTTGCAGTAAGCTCTAATCCTGATAATGATGGTTGTATATGGTTTTTTAATCAATATGAAATGGGTGGAGAACTGAGAAATAATCTTTCTAAGAATGAAAATGTTTTGTTTTACAAAGATCATAATATTGGAACTTTTGTAGATTTTTACCAGCCACCAACCATTGATCCCAAAAAAATACCTATAAAAATTGAAGGTAAAATAACTTATTCTGATATAATAGCGAATGGAATAAATATTAATTTACTTTTCAATCTAGCTCTATTAGGAGTGTTAAGTGTTAAAGGAGTAATTTTTGTTGAGCCTTATTGGATGAACAAAAGAATGGAAATGCAACAGGGAGCATTTTTAGTGCCTCTGAATATTAGAAATAGTTTTGAAGAAAACCTAGGTAGTCTATGTTCTATAGACAGTATTCAGAAAGAAATAGAGATTCAAGACATAAGACATGATTCTGCTTTAATTGGTAAAATGTGTTCTAATGCTTGGGTTGCCAAAATTAGAATACCTAAAGATATTAAGGGTGAGTTAAAAACTTTTCTTGATTCAACTAATGTTCGAAGACTAGTTTTATTCCCTGATGTTGATGGTCTATCCGGATATTTAAATGATTTAGTCCCATCGTCAAATTAA
- a CDS encoding glycosyltransferase family 2 protein — MRPEATIVFTTHNRCDILGQAIAAAQNQSVPIKILVMDDASSDGTEAMVRQKFPEVDYYRSSANKGPCFHRNEGIKLATTEVVFPLDDDSILQSPYTIEQTLAEFSDRRIGAVAIPYSNILQDDIVHTKAPDKDQIYVTHAFVAASHAILKSAFLRVGGYREFFFYMGEEGDLCIRLLESKLATRLGCADPIHHLQPPGRISVRADEYGRQNDVLFYYLNAPDSHLLPTVMGTVINGLIYGLKVKRPGNMLRGMGRGFRMMKTESKHRLPVSPECFNLYRTLKKSECVPLRNIESYFSDSL, encoded by the coding sequence ATGCGGCCGGAAGCGACGATTGTATTTACAACCCATAATCGCTGCGACATTCTAGGGCAGGCGATCGCTGCGGCCCAGAATCAAAGTGTTCCCATCAAAATATTAGTCATGGATGATGCCTCCAGTGATGGAACCGAGGCCATGGTGCGGCAAAAATTTCCTGAGGTGGACTATTACCGTTCATCGGCAAATAAAGGCCCCTGCTTTCATCGCAATGAAGGGATTAAGCTGGCAACCACGGAAGTCGTTTTTCCCCTAGATGACGACTCAATCCTCCAGTCTCCCTACACCATTGAGCAAACCCTTGCCGAATTTAGCGATCGCCGCATTGGGGCCGTTGCTATTCCCTACAGTAATATCCTGCAAGATGATATTGTTCACACCAAAGCACCGGATAAGGATCAAATTTATGTAACCCATGCCTTTGTGGCCGCCTCCCATGCCATCCTAAAATCAGCTTTTTTAAGGGTAGGCGGCTATCGAGAATTTTTCTTTTATATGGGCGAAGAGGGGGATCTGTGTATTCGTCTCCTAGAGTCTAAATTGGCTACTCGATTAGGGTGTGCAGATCCCATTCATCACCTCCAACCCCCGGGTCGAATTTCCGTCAGGGCAGATGAGTATGGTCGCCAAAATGACGTTTTATTTTATTACCTGAATGCCCCAGATTCCCACCTCTTGCCCACCGTTATGGGGACGGTCATCAACGGACTAATCTATGGACTCAAGGTCAAACGCCCTGGTAATATGCTTAGGGGAATGGGGCGTGGCTTTAGGATGATGAAAACTGAATCCAAGCATCGTTTACCCGTCAGTCCCGAATGTTTTAATCTATATAGAACCTTAAAAAAATCCGAATGTGTTCCCCTCAGGAATATTGAATCTTATTTTAGCGATTCCCTATGA